The Streptomyces sp. NBC_01268 genome window below encodes:
- a CDS encoding carbohydrate ABC transporter permease: MSFDLVAQQPKLQYLVQGVVAFGAVVALILLALHRGPARRRAAALLLLAPALLLLTVGLLLPALRTLVLSFTDSGGEAWAGLDNYVWMFTDPRALVALGNTLVWVVLVPALATAVGLHYAAAVVRARCRTFALSLLLLPMAVSSVGAGVVWKFVYAYRPAEAAQTGLLNRLVVAFGGEPEQWLVESPWNVLLLIVAMVWTQAGFAAVLLAGAIRAVPVETTEAARLDGASPRQVFLRITLPAIRPTLLVVLLAQAVGTFKAFDIVRTMTGGQFDTAVLAHEMYDQAFRYGETGRGAALAVLLFVLVTPFVALQVRARRRAG; this comes from the coding sequence ATGTCGTTCGATCTCGTCGCCCAACAGCCCAAACTGCAGTACCTGGTGCAGGGCGTCGTCGCCTTCGGGGCGGTGGTCGCCCTGATCCTGCTCGCGCTGCACCGGGGGCCGGCCCGGAGACGGGCCGCGGCCCTGCTCCTGCTCGCCCCCGCACTGCTGCTCCTCACGGTCGGGCTGCTCCTGCCCGCGCTCCGCACCCTGGTGCTGTCGTTCACCGACAGCGGGGGAGAGGCGTGGGCCGGACTCGACAACTACGTGTGGATGTTCACCGACCCCCGGGCGCTGGTCGCCCTGGGCAACACCCTGGTCTGGGTGGTGCTCGTGCCGGCACTGGCCACCGCCGTCGGTCTCCACTACGCGGCCGCCGTCGTACGGGCGCGGTGCAGGACGTTCGCGCTCTCCCTCCTCCTGCTCCCGATGGCGGTCTCCTCCGTCGGCGCCGGTGTCGTCTGGAAGTTCGTCTACGCCTACCGCCCCGCGGAGGCCGCCCAGACCGGGCTGCTGAACCGGCTCGTCGTCGCGTTCGGCGGCGAACCGGAGCAGTGGCTCGTGGAGTCCCCCTGGAACGTCCTGCTCCTCATCGTGGCGATGGTGTGGACCCAGGCCGGCTTCGCGGCCGTCCTGCTGGCCGGGGCCATCAGGGCCGTGCCCGTCGAGACGACCGAGGCGGCCCGGCTGGACGGCGCGTCCCCCCGGCAGGTCTTCCTGCGGATCACCCTCCCGGCGATCAGACCCACGCTGCTCGTCGTGCTCCTCGCCCAGGCGGTCGGCACCTTCAAGGCCTTCGACATCGTCAGGACCATGACCGGCGGACAGTTCGACACGGCCGTCCTCGCCCACGAGATGTACGACCAGGCCTTCCGCTACGGCGAGACGGGCCGCGGCGCGGCTCTCGCCGTGCTCCTCTTCGTCCTCGTCACCCCCTTCGTCGCCCTCCAGGTGCGGGCGCGACGGAGGGCGGGGTGA
- a CDS encoding alpha/beta hydrolase, translated as MNHRPVLEPAAQAFADATARPPYLYQIPVADGRKAVDDVQSGDGVPLPEVDEEWITVHGGPTGDVRTRIVRPRGATGALPVILYIHGAGWVFGNAHTHDRLVRELAVGARAAVVFPEYDLSPEARYPVAVEQNYGVAQWIAREGHHKDLDGSRIAVAGDSVGGNMTAALTLMAKQRGDVALVQQVLFYPVTDAAFDTDSYHRFAEGYFLRRDAMKWFWDQYTTEEAERAQITASPLRASLEQLTGLPPALVVTAEADVLRDEGEAYADRLRAAGVPVTALRVQGVIHDFVMLNALRETRGAELAIGVATDVLRKALA; from the coding sequence ATGAACCACCGGCCCGTCCTCGAACCCGCCGCCCAGGCGTTCGCCGACGCCACCGCCCGGCCGCCGTACCTCTACCAGATCCCCGTCGCCGACGGCCGCAAGGCCGTGGACGACGTGCAGTCCGGCGACGGCGTCCCGCTGCCCGAGGTCGACGAGGAGTGGATCACCGTCCACGGCGGCCCGACCGGCGACGTCCGCACCCGGATCGTCCGCCCCCGCGGCGCCACCGGCGCCCTCCCCGTCATCCTCTACATCCACGGCGCCGGCTGGGTCTTCGGCAACGCCCACACCCACGACCGGCTCGTCCGCGAACTCGCCGTCGGCGCCCGGGCCGCCGTGGTGTTCCCCGAGTACGACCTGTCGCCCGAGGCGCGCTACCCCGTCGCCGTCGAGCAGAACTACGGCGTCGCCCAGTGGATCGCCCGCGAGGGGCACCACAAGGACCTCGACGGCAGCCGGATCGCCGTCGCGGGCGACTCCGTCGGCGGCAACATGACCGCCGCCCTCACCCTCATGGCCAAGCAGCGCGGCGACGTCGCCCTCGTCCAGCAGGTGCTGTTCTACCCGGTCACCGACGCCGCCTTCGACACCGACTCCTACCACCGGTTCGCCGAGGGCTACTTCCTGCGCCGCGACGCCATGAAGTGGTTCTGGGACCAGTACACGACCGAGGAGGCCGAGCGCGCCCAGATCACCGCCTCTCCGCTGCGCGCCTCGCTCGAACAGCTCACCGGCCTGCCGCCCGCCCTGGTCGTCACCGCCGAGGCCGACGTCCTGCGCGACGAGGGCGAGGCCTACGCGGACCGGCTCCGCGCCGCCGGCGTCCCGGTCACCGCGCTGCGCGTGCAGGGCGTCATCCACGACTTCGTCATGCTGAACGCGCTGCGGGAGACGCGCGGCGCGGAGCTCGCCATCGGTGTCGCCACCGACGTCCTGCGCAAGGCCCTCGCATGA
- a CDS encoding class I SAM-dependent methyltransferase, producing the protein MDHDGTRRGRPVSAAELFDGLGIAYERAFVRLPAQLRAVEWLTARLGTGARVLDVGSGTGRPVADLLVRAGCEVTGIDVSGEMVGLARSQVPGARFEQCDVRAFEAPEGGFDAVCAFFPLLMMSRAEAAAALKRMAGWLAPGGFLVTATVPADVEDVEIVWMERTVRVSSFAPEEYLRLQREDCGLDVLHDEVTVFAPDDDRAAPEEHLFTYARRPLHRADAASAG; encoded by the coding sequence ATGGACCACGACGGTACGCGGCGGGGGCGGCCGGTGTCGGCGGCGGAGCTGTTCGACGGGCTGGGGATCGCCTACGAGCGGGCCTTCGTCCGGCTGCCGGCCCAGCTGCGGGCGGTCGAGTGGCTCACCGCACGGCTGGGCACGGGGGCCAGGGTCCTCGACGTCGGCAGCGGCACCGGACGCCCGGTGGCGGACCTCCTGGTGCGGGCCGGCTGTGAGGTGACCGGCATCGACGTGTCCGGCGAGATGGTCGGGCTCGCGCGCTCCCAGGTGCCGGGGGCCCGGTTCGAGCAGTGCGACGTGCGTGCCTTCGAGGCACCGGAGGGCGGCTTCGACGCCGTGTGCGCGTTCTTCCCGCTGCTGATGATGAGCCGGGCCGAGGCGGCCGCCGCCCTGAAGCGCATGGCCGGCTGGCTGGCCCCGGGCGGCTTCCTGGTGACGGCGACCGTTCCCGCGGACGTGGAGGACGTCGAGATCGTCTGGATGGAGCGGACCGTCCGGGTCTCCAGCTTCGCGCCCGAGGAGTACCTGCGCCTCCAGCGGGAGGACTGCGGCCTCGACGTGCTCCACGACGAGGTGACGGTCTTCGCCCCGGACGACGACCGCGCGGCCCCCGAGGAACACCTCTTCACCTACGCCCGACGCCCGCTCCACCGCGCGGACGCGGCGTCGGCGGGCTGA
- a CDS encoding alpha/beta hydrolase, translating into MPRHARPTVVLVHGAFADASGFARVIPELTAAGMEVLAPAVPNRGLVDDAAYIASVVRAVEGPVILVGHSYGGAVITLAGAEDNVRALVYLAGYALEEGESLGELQGRFPDSGLADALVYTPFPVAGTGTGTGNETGTDVSVAVDRFPELFAADVDPGLAAVLAVSQRPLAARAFTEPAPVAAWRTRPSWGLVASSDRTINPDVERFGYRRAGMTTVEVDSSHLVMLARPEAVTELIKEAVRATAH; encoded by the coding sequence ATGCCCCGACACGCCCGCCCCACCGTCGTCCTGGTCCACGGCGCCTTCGCCGACGCGTCCGGCTTCGCCCGCGTCATACCCGAACTGACCGCCGCCGGAATGGAGGTGCTGGCCCCGGCGGTGCCCAACCGCGGTCTCGTCGACGACGCCGCCTACATCGCCTCCGTGGTCCGCGCCGTCGAAGGTCCCGTGATCCTGGTCGGGCACTCCTACGGCGGCGCCGTCATCACCCTCGCCGGCGCCGAGGACAACGTCCGGGCCCTCGTCTACCTCGCGGGATACGCGCTGGAGGAGGGCGAGAGCCTGGGCGAGCTGCAGGGCCGCTTCCCCGACTCCGGCCTCGCCGACGCGCTCGTGTACACCCCCTTCCCGGTGGCCGGGACCGGGACCGGGACCGGGAACGAGACCGGCACCGACGTGTCGGTGGCGGTCGACCGGTTCCCCGAGCTGTTCGCGGCGGACGTCGACCCCGGTCTCGCCGCGGTGCTCGCCGTCTCCCAGCGTCCCCTGGCCGCCCGTGCCTTCACGGAGCCGGCACCGGTCGCGGCGTGGCGGACCAGGCCCTCATGGGGGCTGGTGGCCTCCTCCGACCGCACGATCAACCCCGACGTGGAGCGCTTCGGCTACCGGCGCGCCGGCATGACCACCGTCGAGGTCGACTCCTCCCACCTGGTCATGCTCGCCCGGCCGGAGGCCGTGACGGAGCTGATCAAGGAGGCGGTCAGGGCCACCGCCCACTGA
- a CDS encoding GPR1/FUN34/YaaH family transporter: MTAASSAGDDDAQATPPDAPQGRRFEPDLRSMTRINLRPIASPMPLGFFTIAIASVMTGCLQLGLFDEAARGAVALTVLPAFVLQLLVSVLAFGARDVIAATLMAVFAGSWLPYALIMLTGAADGLRVLGVLNLALLCFGALMTAVTRPKRALWCVLAVSLPRWAATGLGGITGAEWLTRTSGALGLVVALVAMYTAFALMLEDMRSEQVLPIGRSGPAHLAVEGDLGVQLRNLERQAGVRRTL; encoded by the coding sequence ATGACCGCGGCTTCTTCGGCCGGCGACGACGACGCCCAGGCCACCCCGCCCGACGCTCCCCAGGGACGCCGCTTCGAACCGGACCTCCGGTCGATGACCCGGATCAACCTGCGTCCCATCGCCTCACCCATGCCGCTCGGCTTCTTCACCATCGCCATCGCCTCCGTGATGACGGGCTGCCTCCAGCTCGGCCTCTTCGACGAGGCGGCCCGCGGCGCCGTGGCCCTCACCGTGCTGCCGGCCTTCGTCCTGCAACTCCTGGTGAGCGTCCTGGCCTTCGGAGCCCGTGACGTGATCGCGGCGACGCTCATGGCGGTGTTCGCCGGCAGCTGGCTGCCGTACGCGCTCATCATGCTCACCGGCGCGGCCGACGGGCTTCGGGTCCTCGGCGTCCTCAACCTGGCGCTCCTGTGCTTCGGGGCGCTGATGACCGCGGTGACCCGGCCCAAGCGCGCGCTGTGGTGCGTGCTGGCGGTCTCCCTGCCCCGCTGGGCCGCCACGGGCCTCGGCGGCATCACCGGAGCCGAGTGGCTGACGCGCACGTCCGGCGCGCTCGGGCTCGTCGTGGCGCTCGTCGCGATGTACACGGCCTTCGCCCTGATGCTGGAGGACATGCGCAGCGAGCAGGTCCTGCCCATCGGCCGCAGCGGCCCGGCGCACCTCGCCGTCGAGGGCGACCTCGGCGTCCAACTCCGCAACCTGGAACGCCAGGCGGGCGTGCGCCGCACGCTCTGA
- a CDS encoding dihydrolipoyl dehydrogenase family protein codes for MDTYDVVVVGGGPGGEVVADRAVRSGLTAVVVEAEAVGGECSYRACVPSKALLRPGAALAAARAVDGARQAVTAPVDPAHALARRDRFTGRGDDTGQADWLDGAGIALVRGHGRLAGERRVEVTGADGTLRTLLARYAVVVCTGTQAALPPVEGIDGIGVWTSRQATTADAVPDRLVVIGGGAVACEMATAWRSLGSSVTMLVRDRALLTGWEPCAGEEVARGLGALGVTIRFGVSALRVARDAATRTVTVDTDDGAVLHCDELLAAVGRRPRTADLGLDSVGLPAGGRLPVDDTCRVTTVEGDWLYAVGDVNQRAPLTHMAKYQARACAAAIAERAAGRPATTGGRQAWSAEADRVAVPQAVFTHPEVASVGLTERAARAAGLAVRVVEYRVDDVAGAALHADDFRGLAKLVVDESRGLVVGCTLTGPLATELIHTATVVIVGEVPLERLRHAVPAFPTVSEVWLRLLEAYGL; via the coding sequence ATGGACACGTACGACGTCGTCGTGGTCGGCGGCGGGCCGGGTGGCGAGGTCGTCGCCGACCGCGCCGTCCGGTCGGGGCTGACCGCCGTCGTCGTCGAGGCCGAGGCCGTCGGCGGCGAGTGCTCCTACCGCGCGTGCGTCCCGAGCAAGGCCCTGCTGCGGCCCGGGGCCGCCCTGGCCGCGGCCCGCGCCGTCGACGGGGCCCGGCAGGCGGTCACCGCACCCGTCGACCCGGCGCACGCCCTGGCCCGCCGTGACCGCTTCACCGGGCGCGGCGACGACACCGGCCAGGCCGACTGGCTCGACGGCGCGGGCATCGCGCTCGTCCGGGGCCACGGACGGCTCGCCGGTGAGCGCCGGGTGGAGGTGACCGGGGCCGATGGCACCCTGCGTACCCTCCTCGCCCGGTACGCGGTCGTGGTGTGCACCGGCACGCAAGCCGCCCTGCCGCCGGTCGAGGGCATCGACGGCATCGGCGTGTGGACCAGCCGCCAGGCCACCACCGCCGACGCGGTGCCCGACCGGCTCGTCGTCATCGGAGGGGGAGCGGTGGCCTGCGAGATGGCCACGGCATGGCGCTCGCTCGGCTCCTCCGTCACGATGCTCGTCCGCGACCGGGCCCTGCTGACCGGCTGGGAGCCGTGCGCCGGAGAAGAGGTCGCCCGGGGGCTCGGCGCCCTGGGGGTCACGATCCGCTTCGGGGTCTCGGCCCTGCGCGTCGCCCGCGACGCGGCCACCCGCACCGTGACCGTCGACACCGACGACGGCGCCGTCCTCCACTGCGACGAGCTCCTCGCCGCCGTCGGCCGGCGGCCGCGCACCGCGGACCTCGGCCTGGACTCCGTCGGGCTGCCGGCGGGCGGCCGGCTGCCGGTCGACGACACCTGCCGGGTCACCACCGTCGAGGGCGACTGGCTCTACGCCGTCGGCGACGTGAACCAGCGCGCTCCGCTGACCCACATGGCCAAGTACCAGGCCCGCGCCTGTGCGGCGGCGATCGCCGAGCGCGCCGCGGGCCGCCCGGCCACCACCGGCGGCCGGCAGGCGTGGAGCGCGGAAGCCGACCGGGTCGCCGTCCCGCAGGCCGTCTTCACCCACCCCGAGGTCGCGTCCGTCGGTCTCACCGAACGCGCGGCGCGCGCGGCGGGGCTCGCCGTACGCGTGGTGGAGTACCGCGTCGACGACGTCGCCGGGGCCGCGCTCCACGCCGACGACTTCCGGGGCCTCGCCAAGCTGGTCGTCGACGAGTCCCGGGGCCTCGTCGTCGGCTGCACGCTCACCGGCCCCCTGGCGACCGAACTCATCCACACGGCCACCGTCGTCATCGTCGGCGAGGTCCCGCTGGAACGCCTGCGGCACGCCGTGCCCGCCTTCCCGACCGTGAGCGAGGTCTGGCTCCGGCTGCTGGAGGCGTACGGCCTCTGA
- a CDS encoding DoxX family membrane protein: protein MDTGILILRLLVGLLVAGHGVQKISSHLGGRGLEGGTEEFRADGFRGGALTALAAGGGQIGSGLLLAAGLLTPLAATGVIGVMTVALTVKRPHGLWVQNDGYEYPLVLIGTAAALAATGPGAWSLDAALGLTPYPLGWAPLALAAGLGSGLLTRLVLHRPAAPGR from the coding sequence GTGGACACCGGCATTCTGATCCTGCGTCTGCTGGTGGGACTGCTCGTCGCCGGCCACGGTGTGCAGAAGATCAGCTCGCACCTGGGCGGCAGGGGACTCGAAGGCGGCACCGAGGAGTTCCGCGCCGACGGCTTCCGCGGCGGTGCCCTCACCGCCCTGGCGGCGGGCGGCGGCCAGATCGGCTCCGGCCTGCTGCTCGCCGCGGGCCTCCTGACCCCGCTCGCCGCGACCGGCGTCATCGGCGTCATGACGGTGGCCCTCACCGTGAAACGGCCCCACGGGCTCTGGGTGCAGAACGACGGGTACGAGTACCCGCTCGTCCTCATCGGCACCGCCGCCGCCCTGGCCGCCACCGGCCCCGGCGCCTGGTCCCTCGACGCGGCCCTCGGCCTCACGCCGTACCCGCTCGGGTGGGCGCCCCTCGCGCTCGCGGCCGGGCTCGGCAGCGGACTCCTCACCCGGCTCGTCCTGCACCGCCCCGCCGCACCGGGGCGCTGA
- a CDS encoding CsbD family protein yields MSGAVDKAKGRLKELTGKITGHERLEAEGRTDQARAKIREKAQSVRRRAEGVMDSFRHDRS; encoded by the coding sequence ATGAGTGGCGCCGTGGACAAGGCCAAGGGCAGGCTCAAGGAGCTCACCGGGAAGATCACCGGTCATGAGCGCCTGGAGGCCGAAGGCAGGACGGACCAGGCGAGAGCCAAGATCCGCGAGAAGGCGCAGAGCGTCCGACGCCGCGCCGAGGGCGTCATGGACTCCTTCCGGCACGACCGCTCGTGA
- a CDS encoding ABC transporter substrate-binding protein, with translation MRFGARLALAVIILVVTVTACGTPQQGGSRSHTTVDCGPYARYGEHPGTRVTVYASNRDREADLFEASWEEFAACTGIDVQYEGDGEFEAQIQLRVDGGSAPDVAFFPQPSLLERFARAGRLKPLSPAVAALAEQGWSADWNSYATVDGTLYGTPLVANVKSLVWYSPGFFRDRGLTVPRTWSELMRVTEQIAASGVTPWCAGLESAEATGWPVTDWIEDVLLRQQGTRVYDQWVAHEIPFDDPRVIKAMDTVGSVLKNDRYANGGFGPARSIASISYQEAGLPVLSGDCALHRQASFYAEQWPDGTTIGPDGDVDAFLLPGTDPTSRPVLGGGVFTAAFSDRPEVRAFQEYLASADFADTRMRKGPFVSANKRVDPARAATPVDRLAIRLLQDPRTRFRFDGSDLMPASVGAGTFWKGAVDWIGGASTRQVAASVERSWPSR, from the coding sequence ATGAGGTTCGGCGCGAGGCTCGCTCTCGCCGTCATCATCCTCGTCGTCACGGTCACCGCCTGCGGCACCCCGCAGCAGGGCGGTTCGCGGTCGCACACCACCGTGGACTGCGGACCGTACGCCCGCTACGGCGAGCACCCCGGCACCCGCGTCACCGTCTACGCGTCGAACCGGGACCGGGAAGCCGACCTGTTCGAAGCGTCCTGGGAGGAGTTCGCGGCCTGCACCGGAATCGACGTCCAGTACGAGGGGGACGGCGAGTTCGAGGCCCAGATCCAGCTCCGGGTCGACGGCGGGAGCGCGCCCGACGTGGCGTTCTTCCCCCAGCCGAGCCTCCTGGAACGCTTCGCGCGCGCCGGACGGCTCAAGCCCCTCAGCCCCGCGGTCGCCGCCCTGGCCGAGCAGGGCTGGTCGGCGGACTGGAACAGCTACGCGACCGTGGACGGCACCCTCTACGGCACCCCGCTCGTCGCGAACGTGAAGTCGCTCGTCTGGTACTCGCCCGGCTTCTTCCGCGACCGGGGGCTGACCGTCCCCCGCACCTGGTCCGAGCTGATGCGCGTGACCGAGCAGATCGCCGCGTCCGGCGTCACGCCCTGGTGCGCCGGCCTGGAGTCCGCCGAGGCGACCGGCTGGCCCGTGACGGACTGGATCGAGGACGTCCTGCTGCGCCAGCAGGGGACGCGGGTCTACGACCAGTGGGTCGCCCACGAGATCCCGTTCGACGATCCGCGGGTGATCAAGGCCATGGACACCGTCGGCTCCGTCCTCAAGAACGACCGGTACGCCAACGGCGGCTTCGGCCCGGCCCGGTCGATCGCCTCGATCAGCTACCAGGAGGCCGGCCTGCCGGTCCTCTCCGGCGACTGCGCCCTGCACCGGCAGGCCTCGTTCTACGCCGAGCAGTGGCCGGACGGCACGACGATCGGGCCGGACGGCGACGTCGACGCCTTCCTCCTGCCCGGGACGGACCCGACGAGCCGTCCCGTACTGGGCGGCGGGGTGTTCACCGCGGCCTTCTCCGACCGGCCCGAGGTCCGCGCCTTCCAGGAGTACCTGGCCTCCGCGGACTTCGCCGACACCCGGATGCGGAAGGGCCCGTTCGTCTCGGCGAACAAGCGCGTGGACCCGGCCCGCGCCGCCACACCGGTCGACCGGCTCGCGATCCGGCTCCTCCAGGACCCGAGGACGCGGTTCAGGTTCGACGGCTCCGACCTGATGCCCGCGTCGGTCGGCGCGGGGACCTTCTGGAAGGGTGCCGTCGACTGGATCGGCGGCGCGAGCACCCGGCAGGTCGCCGCCTCCGTCGAACGGTCCTGGCCGAGCCGCTGA
- a CDS encoding Dps family protein encodes MDTTVTAATHGGGQPLLHQKGAETQAFGTLKQLPIGLGHDTRMYGCQRLNRVLADTQILYSLYKKHHWLMRGATFYSLHLMLDKHAEAQLGIVDALAERVQSLGGVAVGDPRHVAELTSVPRPPDGVEPVPVMLSRLLDAHERILIDARDAAARLSHEGDEGSADLLVSEVIRTGEAQVWFLAEHLVDTPLVHG; translated from the coding sequence ATGGACACCACCGTCACGGCCGCCACGCACGGCGGCGGCCAGCCGCTGCTGCACCAGAAGGGCGCCGAGACCCAGGCGTTCGGCACGCTCAAGCAGCTGCCGATCGGCCTCGGCCACGACACCCGCATGTACGGCTGTCAGCGCCTGAACCGCGTCCTCGCCGACACGCAGATCCTCTACTCGCTCTACAAGAAGCACCACTGGCTCATGCGCGGGGCGACCTTCTACTCGCTCCACCTGATGCTCGACAAGCACGCCGAAGCCCAACTCGGCATCGTGGACGCGCTCGCGGAGCGGGTCCAGAGTCTCGGCGGCGTCGCCGTCGGGGACCCGCGCCACGTCGCCGAGCTGACCTCGGTCCCCCGCCCGCCCGACGGCGTCGAGCCGGTCCCCGTCATGCTGTCGCGGCTCCTCGACGCGCACGAGCGGATCCTGATCGACGCCCGCGACGCCGCCGCCCGGCTCTCCCACGAGGGCGACGAGGGCAGCGCCGACCTGCTCGTCTCCGAGGTGATCCGCACCGGCGAGGCGCAGGTGTGGTTCCTCGCCGAGCACCTCGTCGACACCCCGCTGGTGCACGGCTGA
- a CDS encoding hydrolase, with protein sequence MLDLDTVQAAPSADLLTPDNAVMLFVDHQPQMFFGTGSGDRTAIINSTVGLAKAARAFDVPAVLTTVAAESFSGPLLPQLAEVFPKNEIIDRTSMNAWEDEALVAAVKATGRKKIVLAGLWTEVCLVLPALSALEQGYEVYVVTDASGGVTPAAHEHALQRMLAAGAVPVTWVQVLLELQRDWARQETYGAVMEIVKAHAGAYGLGVVYAQSVIGAHAAG encoded by the coding sequence ATGCTCGACCTCGACACGGTGCAGGCCGCCCCCAGCGCGGACCTGCTCACCCCCGACAACGCCGTCATGCTCTTCGTCGACCACCAGCCGCAGATGTTCTTCGGTACCGGCAGCGGCGACCGTACGGCGATCATCAACAGCACCGTGGGCCTCGCCAAGGCGGCCCGCGCCTTCGACGTGCCGGCCGTCCTGACCACGGTCGCCGCCGAGTCGTTCTCCGGCCCCCTGCTGCCGCAGCTCGCCGAGGTGTTCCCGAAGAACGAGATCATCGACCGCACCAGCATGAACGCCTGGGAGGACGAGGCGCTCGTCGCGGCGGTCAAGGCGACCGGCCGCAAGAAGATCGTCCTCGCGGGCCTGTGGACCGAGGTCTGCCTCGTGCTGCCCGCCCTCTCCGCTCTGGAGCAGGGGTACGAGGTGTACGTCGTGACCGACGCCTCCGGCGGCGTCACCCCGGCCGCACACGAGCACGCGCTGCAGCGCATGCTCGCCGCCGGCGCGGTCCCCGTCACCTGGGTCCAGGTCCTCCTGGAGCTGCAGCGCGACTGGGCCCGCCAGGAGACGTACGGCGCCGTCATGGAGATCGTCAAGGCCCACGCCGGCGCGTACGGCCTGGGCGTCGTCTACGCGCAGAGCGTCATCGGCGCGCACGCGGCCGGCTGA
- a CDS encoding amidohydrolase, translated as MTGPSTGMPVAGLVPAPRREHGHADLLVRNAKVFTGDPARPAARAVAIRDGRVAALGDDHDLAHLVGPGTKVVDALGRRVIPGLNDSHLHVIRGGLNYVLELRWDGVRSLRQALAMLREQAGRTPKGQWIRVVGGWTAEQFAERRMPTVAELNAAAPDTPVFVLHLYQSALMNRAAVRAAGFTRDTPDPRGGQIVRGRDGEPNGVLLAAPGALVLYSTLAKAPALDDADKRTSTRHFLRELNRFGLTSAVDAAGGFQNFPDDYATVADLARAGELTLRIAYHLFPQTAGQELADLRRWTETVRPGDGDEWLRLNGAGENLTWAAADFENFSEPRPGLAAGYETEFESAVRLLLENGWGFRLHATYDETIRRDLAVFEKLAAEGLFPGGNRWLFDHAETVSAASLDRIAALGGALSVQNRMSFQGTVFLDRYGAGAAAHTPPVRAMLDRGLTVAAGTDATRVSSYNPWVALHWLVTGRTVGGTALHPAGNPVDRETALGLYTRGGARLTGEQDVKGTLREGCYGDLAILSDDYLTVPEEAIPDIESVFTVVGGRIVYATAEYEGLDEAVPPVSPEWSPVAHFGGYQTAGAGARQASLVAEAAAESEQHRRWRVARGAVPETAPSFVDPCFEH; from the coding sequence ATGACCGGGCCGTCGACCGGCATGCCGGTGGCGGGCCTCGTCCCCGCCCCGCGTCGGGAGCACGGGCACGCCGACCTCCTCGTCCGCAACGCCAAGGTGTTCACCGGCGACCCCGCCCGCCCGGCTGCCCGGGCCGTCGCGATCCGCGACGGCCGGGTCGCGGCCCTCGGCGACGACCACGACCTCGCCCACCTGGTGGGCCCGGGCACGAAGGTCGTCGACGCCCTCGGCCGCCGGGTGATCCCCGGACTCAACGACTCGCACCTGCACGTCATCCGCGGCGGCCTGAACTACGTCCTGGAGCTGCGCTGGGACGGGGTGCGCAGCCTGCGCCAGGCACTGGCCATGCTCCGCGAGCAGGCCGGCCGCACCCCCAAGGGGCAGTGGATCCGGGTCGTCGGCGGCTGGACCGCCGAACAGTTCGCCGAGCGCCGGATGCCCACCGTCGCCGAGCTGAACGCCGCCGCCCCCGACACCCCGGTCTTCGTCCTGCACCTGTACCAGTCGGCGCTGATGAACCGGGCCGCGGTCCGGGCGGCCGGCTTCACCCGCGACACCCCCGATCCGCGTGGCGGGCAGATCGTCCGTGGCCGGGACGGCGAACCCAACGGCGTGCTCCTGGCGGCGCCCGGCGCGCTCGTCCTGTACTCGACCCTGGCCAAGGCGCCCGCCCTCGACGACGCCGACAAGCGGACGTCGACGCGCCACTTCCTGCGGGAGCTGAACCGCTTCGGACTGACGTCCGCGGTCGACGCCGCCGGCGGCTTCCAGAACTTCCCCGACGACTACGCGACCGTCGCGGACCTCGCCCGCGCGGGGGAGCTGACCCTGCGGATCGCCTACCACCTCTTCCCGCAGACGGCCGGGCAGGAGCTCGCCGACCTCAGGCGCTGGACCGAGACGGTCAGGCCCGGCGACGGTGACGAGTGGCTCCGGCTGAACGGCGCGGGCGAGAACCTGACGTGGGCCGCCGCCGACTTCGAGAACTTCTCCGAGCCCCGGCCCGGGCTCGCCGCGGGGTACGAGACCGAGTTCGAGAGCGCCGTCCGGCTCCTGCTGGAGAACGGCTGGGGCTTTAGGCTCCACGCGACGTACGACGAGACGATCCGCCGCGACCTGGCGGTCTTCGAGAAGCTGGCGGCGGAGGGCCTGTTCCCCGGCGGCAACCGCTGGCTCTTCGACCACGCGGAGACCGTCTCCGCCGCCAGCCTCGACCGGATCGCGGCCCTCGGCGGCGCCCTGTCGGTCCAGAACCGCATGTCCTTCCAGGGCACCGTCTTCCTCGACCGGTACGGCGCCGGGGCCGCCGCCCACACCCCGCCGGTCCGCGCCATGCTCGACCGGGGCCTCACCGTCGCCGCCGGCACGGACGCGACGCGCGTCTCCTCGTACAACCCGTGGGTCGCGCTCCACTGGCTGGTGACCGGACGCACCGTCGGCGGCACCGCCCTCCACCCGGCCGGGAACCCGGTCGACCGGGAGACCGCCCTCGGCCTCTACACCCGGGGCGGAGCGCGACTCACCGGCGAGCAGGACGTCAAGGGAACGCTGCGCGAGGGCTGCTACGGCGACCTGGCGATCCTCTCCGACGACTACCTCACCGTGCCCGAGGAGGCCATCCCCGACATCGAGTCCGTGTTCACCGTCGTCGGCGGCCGCATCGTCTACGCGACCGCGGAGTACGAGGGCCTCGACGAGGCCGTCCCGCCGGTGAGCCCCGAGTGGAGCCCCGTGGCCCACTTCGGCGGCTACCAGACGGCAGGGGCGGGCGCCCGCCAGGCGTCGCTCGTCGCCGAGGCCGCCGCCGAGTCCGAGCAGCACCGCCGGTGGCGCGTGGCGCGCGGTGCCGTACCCGAGACGGCACCGTCCTTCGTCGACCCCTGCTTCGAGCACTGA